TAGACATAGGCACTGGCAACCTTGAAAGTCGGCCAGTGGGCATTGAAACCGGGATAAATGGACCATGCACCCCAGTGGGCATTCTGTCCCATGGGCTGGAGCGGTTTGAGATCAAGGAATGCGCCCTGATGACGGCAGCCGTGCGAAAATATTTCCATACCTTTGTCAAGCATGGCCTTGAATTCGCTCTTATTAATGAATTGGGAAAAATCTCCGTGCAGATGGGCGGCCTTGAATGTTTCAGGCATGGTCATCATATCGGGAGCGGTTTCGAGCGAGCGCACCGGGCCGTCCACGGTAAAATCAGCAAGACCGAAAAAAGTGCCGATCATGTTCCGCTTTTCCAACTCCGGAACCACGGTCAGCCAGTTGGACAAATGACCGTCGTCAAAGGTCAGGACCACGGACTTTTTCGGAGCCTTCATCTGCCCCCGCGTCACGGCCAGCAGGTCGCGGGAGGAAATGGTGTGCCAGCCATCGTCGACGATGGCGTCCAGGTGTTCACGAAATAGTTCCGGCGTATGACCGTCAATGTCGCTGACATTATGATAACAAAGGACAGGTATGGATGTTCTGATCATTATTTTCTCGTTTGCGGCTAAGCAACCGAGAAGTACCAGATGGGGCAGACCGGGGCAAGGGAAAGAGAAAGAGGGACGTTAAAACAGCCCACCAATGGCGGGCGGCTTTTCTTATTTTTCAGCGTGTGCCCAAGCACTCGTTGGGGGATATCTTTCGGCATCTTTTCAGGGCAGATAGCGAGCACTTTTTTCGCGCACTTCGGGCCAGGTTTCGCCTGTAAAATAAAAGCCATTATTCAATCGAACTGCCAAATTCCACTGTGTCAAAAGCATGAAACCAACCGTAATCGGAAACCGAGACTCTCCACAGAGTCCCCATTAAATGAATCATTTTTTGATGCACTTCAGGAGTAAAAGAGACGACACACGCAACGACGAGCTTCTTTTCTTCTTTGCCAAAATCCGATCTCAAGTCGGAAGCGAGATCAATATACATTGAATCCACTTTTTCACATGAAACCTGAAACGGGATACAGTCACCTACAAACGCGTGAGGCACAAGCAAAATCACCGTCATAAACGCCATCACGGCATGAACAAATTTACTACACCTCATACTGAATCACAGACTCCAAAGGCGAATTGTCCGCGACTCCCGACATCACCTGTATACTCCAGAACACATGGGTATCTGCCAGAGCGTTACGATCAAAATGAACAGTTTTAGTCGGCGGGACAAGACTCTCATACCACCCTGTCCAGTTACTGTGTACGTTAACGTCAGGAAGCAAAGCTCCACTCCCTCGATTTGTGACATCAACATTTACACACCCCAAACAAAAAAATTGATAGGTTGCCTTACATTTTTCGCAAACCTTTTCCTTGAGATAGACCACCCAGAAAACCTTTTTCGGTGTATCCTCAGCATCGGGTTTCGGACGATATGGAGGATCGCCGGGGACAGGCTCTCCTGTTGCTTGTGCGGATGTGTGTTTTGGCAACCCGCTCACAAGCTGATCGTCCCCAATATATTGTCTCCACTGTTTCGGCATACCTTTCTTCTTTTCAGACCGTATAAAACGACTTTATAAATTTTGCGAAAAACCTAACACGGGTTCTCGACCAAACGTCAAAATGTCGGTGAATGCCGTGTAAAAGCGTCCAAATGGTATGAATAATCAACTTGACTGGTTTCCGAAAACACCGTTCACCCCTTGAAAAGAGTGAACCTCTTGTAAACTGTTCCACTTACGGCTAATAGAAGAGATCATGTCGGCTAGAACAGTACTTTTCATCGCGGAACCGCAGTCCGTCACAGGCATCTTCCCAACCTTGCAGAAGGCGGGGTTGCAGGCCGGACTGGCTGACAACCTCACCGGCGCACTCGGCTTCATCAAAAAGTCCAACCCGTGCCTCGTATTCTGCCGACCAGAGCTTCAGGGATTTGATGCAAAGGGTTTCCTGACGCAGGCTCAGTCCATCGAAGGATTCCCGCCTGTGGTCATTTTCTCCGCATCCGGTTCTGCCGAGCAGGCTACGGAGTATCTGTCGCTCGGAGCCCGCGATTACTGGATCGAACCGCTTGTCTGGGAAAAGATCAAGCTCGTCCTGCCCGACCCTGAACCCGAGCCGGAACCGGAACCTGCGCCAGTCCCCACCCACAGGGCAACAGCCTCCGCACCGTCCGCGCCCAGCAAATTTCAGATCATAGGCCGCCACAATGCGGTTCTGCGCGTACTCGCCCTTGCCCGACAGGTGGCAGGTTCAAAAGCCACCGTGCTCATCTCCGGCGAGTCCGGTACAGGTAAGGAAATGTTCGCCCGTTACCTGCATCACAATTCGACCCGCACCGACAAACCGTTCGTGGCTATCAACTGCGCGGCCCTGCCAGAACATCTTCTTGAATCCGAACTTTTTGGTCACGAGAAAGGCGCGTTCACCGGGGCCATCAACCGCAAGCTCGGCAAGTTCGAACTGGCTGACGGCGGCACCATACTGCTCGACGAAATCACGGAAATGGACCTCGGCCTCCAGGCCAAGCTGTTGCGCGTATTGCAGGAATCCGAATTCGACCGCGTAGGCGGCGTTGAAACGGTCAACATCGACGTGCGCGTGCTGGCAACCACCAACCGCGACATCGAAACCACGGTCAAGGAAGGCAAATTCCGTCAGGATCTGTTCTATCGTCTGAACGTCATTCCACTGGCCCTGCCCGCTCTCAGGGAACGGGGCGACGACGTTCTTCTACTCGCGGAATATTTTACCAATAAGTTCACGGCCACCTACGGGCTTGAACGACTCACCTTTTCAGAGGATGCCAAGAAGTGGCTCATGTCCTACGACTGGCCCGGCAACGTCCGCGAATTGCAGAATCTCATGGAACGGGCCGTGCTCCTCGCCGGACAAGGCCCTATCCAGACCAGACATTTCCTCATGGGCGACGAACAATGGACACCCGACGACCTGTCTTCCATTGATGCCGACCAACAGGCCGCTTCCGAAGCGGCGCCCCCGTCCACCCCGGACGAAGCTCTGTCAGTCATGCCCATCCACGAGATGGAAAAAAGACTCATTCTTAAAAGCCTCGAAGAGACTACCGGCAACCGCACCCGCGCAGCAGAACTTCTCGGTATCTCGGTCCGCACTCTTCGCAACAAGCTCAACGAATACAAGAAAGAAGGTCTCGACGTATAAAAAAAGGGACGCCCTGAGGCGCCCCTTTTCCGCTCTCCACAGAACGGATGCTTACACCATGTGTGTAGCTTTCTTCACATCTTCCACAGCATTCGCCTTTTCTTCAAAGTAGGGCAAAGTTGCAGCGACAGCCGTTGAAAAGTCCTGAAAGATATTTTCGCTGCCAATAATCTTGTCCGTGCCGAGCCTGGTCATGATTTTCATAATTCTCGGATTGACTCCTGACAGAATGACACGAATGCCACGAGCCTGGCCCTTGCGAATGACCGTCTCCAACCCTTCGAGACCTGTGGCGTCGATGATCGGGACAAGGCGCATGCAGAGCACGAGGATTTCCGGTTTTTTACGGGTAAACCGCATGACGTCGATGAACCGCTGGGTCATACCGAAAAAAAGTGGCCCTGCGATCTCATAGACCACCACTCTGGGGTTTCCGGTTCGTCGGCTGATGATAGCTTCCTCCGGTAGCCCCGTATCAAGGCTGTGAATATCCACAAGTTCACTCATACGCTTCATGAACAGAATAGCCGCCAGCACGACACCAATTTCCACAGCCACTGTCAGGCCAACAAAAACCGTCAACAGGAACGTGCTCAGCATGACCATGGAATCGGATTTCGGCGCCAGAAAAAGCCGTTTGAGACGATGTGGTTCACTCATATCCCAGGCCACGACCATCAAGACGGCGGCAAGACTGGACAGTGGAATGACCGATGCAACCGGTGCCATGAATTTGATGAAAATCACCAATGTTAGAACGTGAAAGACACCGGCCATAGGCGAAAACGCTCCAGCCCGGATATTGGTGGCTGTCCTGGCGATGGCACCCGTGGCAGGCAGTCCGCCAAACAGCGGAGAGGCTATATTCGCTATGCCCTGAGCGACCAGTTCCGTGGAGGAATTATGCCGATCACCACTCATGCCGTCTGCCACCGTGGCACTCAACAGTGATTCCATGCCCGCCAGCACTGCAATGGTCAGCGCATCGGGCAGGATATTGCGGATGGTGGCAATACTGATTTCTGTCAGGGGTACAAAATCAGGCATGGTCGAAGGAATACCCCCGAATTTGCTCCCGATGGTCTCAACTGGCAGGTTCAAAAACCACGCCGCGAGTGAGCCGACAACAATTCCGGCAAACGGCGCGGGAATTCGTGGAACGAAACGGCGGACAAGCAGCATCGTTGTCAATGTCAACGCACCGATGCCGAGTGTCTCTGGGACTGCTGTGGACAAAGCATGTGCGCAGGCCATTATCTGGTCTGCAAAGGCAGACGGCATCGCACTGACCTGCAACCCCAGGAAGTCCTTCAATTGGGATGAAAAAATCAAGAGACCAATACCGGAAGTGAATCCTGCGGTGACCGGATAAGGGATATATTGCAGCAATCGTCCGAGTCGAAGCAGTCCCATGACCACAAGCAGGAGACCCGCCAGAATCGTGGCGAGCATCAAACCCTCGAATCCATTCCGGGCTATCACCCCGGAAATAATGACGACGAAAGCCCCGGTCGGACCGCCGATCTGAAAACGAGTGCCTCCGAAAGCTGAAATTACGAACCCGGCGATTATGGCAGTAAACAGACCACTTTGCGGGCTTGCCCCGGATGCGATGGCAAACGCCATTGCCAGCGGCAGAGCCACTATACCGACCGTGACACCTGCACCTAGATCCCTTTGCAGCGCAGTCAGCGAATAGGATTTCAAATAGGTAATACTTTTGGGAGCGTACGCTTCAAATTGCGCACGCAATGAAAAAGCCATTGAGAGACCTCCCTTGGTTGGTGGTTTCTTCGTGGTCACAGTCAGTGGTCGGTCTATGAAAGAGGAGGCCAGGGGCTGGATGGTCACGCGAAAAGGAGCAGACTAAATACCCCTGTTCAATAAGAGTCAAGCGTTAATAATTTCACATAAATTCTAACGACAGAAAGGTCGCTGAAGCACCAAAAATGACACATTTTTCCGCAATCGCACCCCAGTATCTCCACCTCAAGAGCTTTCACAACACAAGCCAGCCTTCGTTACAGCGAGCCATAAATAATGATAATGAAGAAAGTCCCGCCGCACGTGCAGGAAAAAGAGGAGACGATGATCAATCAAAGGCAGATTGAGAAACGTCACTTATAAAAAGAACTGAATCCCCCACAAGACAATCATGCCGGACGCAATTGTCGCCAACATATTCCGCACCTTCCACGCTACCAAAACGGCAACTATACCGGCGACCAGTTGATCCCACCCGGCAAAGGTTGTCACGCCCCCTTCCTTGTGCAGAAGCACAGCCGGAACAATAAGGGCTGGAAGCACCGAGGCGGGGATATAGCGAAGCATCCGCTCCACCATTTTCGGCAACGTCACCTTGTCGATAATCAGGATAAAGGAATAGCGGATAAAAAACGCACCCACGCCAATTCCCAGCACGACAGGCCAGTAGACATTCATATCAAGCACCGGCAAGCCTCCTCTCGGCAAGGTAGCCGACCACCATGCCACTGACGGCACCGACCATCAACCCGAGGTTATATGGAAGCGAGGCCGCAGCAACGGCCACACCGCCGGAAACCAGTGCTGCCAGCACCATGGGTCTGTCGATGATGACCGGCATGACAACAGCAGTGAACGTCAGTGGAATGGCAAAATCAAGTCGCCACTCCGGGGGAATGACCGCACCAATATACGCACCAAACACAGTGGAAGCGACGTACCCCACCCATATGACGACATTGGTGCCTAAATAATACCAGACCCTGTTGGCGGTACTTGATTCTTTACTGAGGAAGTGGGCCATGGAGACAGCGTACCCTCCATCTGTCAGCAAATAAGCCAAGCCTGCCTTTTGCAACGGCGGCACTCCCTTGAAATGCGGCCCGATCGACGCAGAATACATGAAAAAACGGGCATTGATGATCAACCCGGTAAAGATGACCACGGCAATAGACGCGTGTTCTCCCATGAGCTGAATGGCAGCCAACTGGGATGCACCGGCAAAAACGATGACGGACATCATCGAGGTGGCCCATTCAGGCATTCCAGCGGAGACCCCGACAGCTCCACAGATAAGCCCGAACGGCATAACACCCGCCAGTATGGGGCTGATATCTCGAGCGCCTTGCATAAATGCCAATTTTCGATCAGTCATGATTTTTCCTGTACTGCATGGGTACTGACGCCCCGCGTACATCGTCAACATTTATATTGTTTGCCATACATTTTCCGGACTGGACTTTCTCCGGTAAAACGCGGGATACTCATTCCTATGAAAACCAAAGACGTCTTTAGATGCGCAGCCTGTGGTGCACAGTCACCCCGCTGGCAAGGGCAGTGCCCGTCGTGTAAGGAATGGAACACTCTGGAATCGTTCACTGTGAACAAGAAACGTGCGCAATCCATAGGAGCGGCCGCTGTTCAGGACAGACCGCAGCCACTGGAAGACCTGCACAGCGAACAGTATACCTCGCGCACTTCGGGTATGGAGTCACTGGACGAACTGCTCGGCTCCGGACTCGTACCGGGTGCAGCCATCCTGCTTGGCGGAGAACCGGGCATCGGCAAATCCACCCTGCTCCTGCAACTGGCTGGAAGTCAGGCCAGACTCGGGCATACGGCGGTATATCTTTCGGGTGAAGAATCCCTGCCACAACTCCGTGGACGTGCGGAACGACTCGACCTGCTGGGTCCGGGGCTGCTCGCCATGGCGTCCAACAAAGTGGAAGACGCTCTGGCCGTACTCGATGATCCCAACCCACCGGAACTGCTCATAGTGGATTCGGTGCAGACCCTGGCTTCCCCGCTGGCTGACGGCATCCCCGGTTCAGTCAGCCAAGTACGCGCTGTCGCTGCTGAACTTGTGGAAAAGACCAAGAAAACCGGCACCACGCTCATTCTGGTGGGCCATGTGACCAAGGACGGTCAGATAGCCGGACCGAAGCTGTTGGAACACATGGTGGACACGGTCCTATACTTGGAAGGCGACCGCAAACATTTCTCGCGCATCCTTCGCGTTCTCAAAAACAGATTCGGCCCCAGCGACGAACTCGTGGTCTTCACCATGAAGGAAAAGGGACTGGAAGTGGTAGCGGACCCGGCCACGTTTTTCCTTGGCGCACGAGACCCGTCCCTATCCGGCACGGCCATGGCTTTGGCGGTGGACGGTCAACGGCCTTTTGCCGTGGAAGTACAGGCTCTGGTCTGCAAGTCTTTCCTAACCATTCCCCGACGCACGGCTTTGGGCTTTGACACCAACCGGCTCA
The genomic region above belongs to uncultured Pseudodesulfovibrio sp. and contains:
- a CDS encoding sigma-54 dependent transcriptional regulator — translated: MSARTVLFIAEPQSVTGIFPTLQKAGLQAGLADNLTGALGFIKKSNPCLVFCRPELQGFDAKGFLTQAQSIEGFPPVVIFSASGSAEQATEYLSLGARDYWIEPLVWEKIKLVLPDPEPEPEPEPAPVPTHRATASAPSAPSKFQIIGRHNAVLRVLALARQVAGSKATVLISGESGTGKEMFARYLHHNSTRTDKPFVAINCAALPEHLLESELFGHEKGAFTGAINRKLGKFELADGGTILLDEITEMDLGLQAKLLRVLQESEFDRVGGVETVNIDVRVLATTNRDIETTVKEGKFRQDLFYRLNVIPLALPALRERGDDVLLLAEYFTNKFTATYGLERLTFSEDAKKWLMSYDWPGNVRELQNLMERAVLLAGQGPIQTRHFLMGDEQWTPDDLSSIDADQQAASEAAPPSTPDEALSVMPIHEMEKRLILKSLEETTGNRTRAAELLGISVRTLRNKLNEYKKEGLDV
- a CDS encoding AzlC family ABC transporter permease, which encodes MTDRKLAFMQGARDISPILAGVMPFGLICGAVGVSAGMPEWATSMMSVIVFAGASQLAAIQLMGEHASIAVVIFTGLIINARFFMYSASIGPHFKGVPPLQKAGLAYLLTDGGYAVSMAHFLSKESSTANRVWYYLGTNVVIWVGYVASTVFGAYIGAVIPPEWRLDFAIPLTFTAVVMPVIIDRPMVLAALVSGGVAVAAASLPYNLGLMVGAVSGMVVGYLAERRLAGA
- the radA gene encoding DNA repair protein RadA, with protein sequence MKTKDVFRCAACGAQSPRWQGQCPSCKEWNTLESFTVNKKRAQSIGAAAVQDRPQPLEDLHSEQYTSRTSGMESLDELLGSGLVPGAAILLGGEPGIGKSTLLLQLAGSQARLGHTAVYLSGEESLPQLRGRAERLDLLGPGLLAMASNKVEDALAVLDDPNPPELLIVDSVQTLASPLADGIPGSVSQVRAVAAELVEKTKKTGTTLILVGHVTKDGQIAGPKLLEHMVDTVLYLEGDRKHFSRILRVLKNRFGPSDELVVFTMKEKGLEVVADPATFFLGARDPSLSGTAMALAVDGQRPFAVEVQALVCKSFLTIPRRTALGFDTNRLNLLLAVLEKRLRLNLSGHDIYAKITGGLAYKDPGLDLAVVAAIMSSFYDQPLPESAVFWGEIDLNGQVRPVAAHDVRLKQADRLGHEPVCHSGTASTLADLQRILFGKRN
- a CDS encoding AzlD domain-containing protein gives rise to the protein MNVYWPVVLGIGVGAFFIRYSFILIIDKVTLPKMVERMLRYIPASVLPALIVPAVLLHKEGGVTTFAGWDQLVAGIVAVLVAWKVRNMLATIASGMIVLWGIQFFL
- a CDS encoding SulP family inorganic anion transporter; this translates as MAFSLRAQFEAYAPKSITYLKSYSLTALQRDLGAGVTVGIVALPLAMAFAIASGASPQSGLFTAIIAGFVISAFGGTRFQIGGPTGAFVVIISGVIARNGFEGLMLATILAGLLLVVMGLLRLGRLLQYIPYPVTAGFTSGIGLLIFSSQLKDFLGLQVSAMPSAFADQIMACAHALSTAVPETLGIGALTLTTMLLVRRFVPRIPAPFAGIVVGSLAAWFLNLPVETIGSKFGGIPSTMPDFVPLTEISIATIRNILPDALTIAVLAGMESLLSATVADGMSGDRHNSSTELVAQGIANIASPLFGGLPATGAIARTATNIRAGAFSPMAGVFHVLTLVIFIKFMAPVASVIPLSSLAAVLMVVAWDMSEPHRLKRLFLAPKSDSMVMLSTFLLTVFVGLTVAVEIGVVLAAILFMKRMSELVDIHSLDTGLPEEAIISRRTGNPRVVVYEIAGPLFFGMTQRFIDVMRFTRKKPEILVLCMRLVPIIDATGLEGLETVIRKGQARGIRVILSGVNPRIMKIMTRLGTDKIIGSENIFQDFSTAVAATLPYFEEKANAVEDVKKATHMV